Proteins encoded by one window of Bacteroidia bacterium:
- a CDS encoding M23 family metallopeptidase — translation MAKASGKERVKLSTKLRNKFRLVIMNDETLEEKASLLLSPINVVVVVGIIIITLITATTYIIAFTPLREYIPGYTDVKVKRAAIESLIRTDSLQKQVSAQDLYIQNLQNLITGQSQKTVSLDTVSVPQLYDTIKQLLHSEEDSLLRSQIESPQDYSLTLNAGTTKGSIANFYFFAPLKGAITTRFNPTEKHFGVDVVAGPDAVIKSAMDGTVVIAEWTSQAGYVIAIQHSNNMFSVYKHNSALLKKVGNVVKAGEVIAIVGNSGELSNGPHLHFELWYNGAPVDPTDYIAFE, via the coding sequence ATGGCCAAGGCATCAGGCAAAGAAAGAGTTAAACTGAGTACCAAACTCCGCAACAAATTCCGGTTAGTTATTATGAATGACGAAACCCTGGAAGAAAAGGCCTCTTTGCTGCTTTCACCCATCAATGTGGTGGTAGTGGTGGGCATTATTATCATTACCCTCATAACAGCCACAACCTATATTATTGCCTTTACTCCACTGCGTGAATATATTCCGGGATATACAGACGTTAAAGTTAAAAGGGCAGCTATCGAAAGTCTTATCCGTACCGATTCATTGCAAAAACAGGTGTCAGCACAAGATTTATACATTCAGAATCTGCAAAATCTTATAACCGGTCAATCACAAAAAACAGTTTCGCTGGATACCGTTTCGGTACCACAGCTTTATGACACTATTAAGCAATTGCTTCATTCCGAAGAGGATTCTTTGTTACGAAGCCAAATAGAATCACCGCAGGATTACAGTTTAACGTTGAACGCAGGAACAACCAAAGGATCTATTGCCAACTTTTACTTTTTTGCTCCATTAAAAGGGGCAATAACAACACGATTTAATCCAACAGAAAAGCACTTTGGTGTTGACGTAGTTGCCGGTCCCGATGCTGTTATAAAAAGTGCTATGGATGGAACGGTGGTCATTGCAGAATGGACTTCACAGGCCGGCTATGTCATAGCCATTCAACACAGCAACAATATGTTTTCTGTTTACAAACATAATTCTGCACTGCTTAAAAAGGTGGGTAATGTGGTGAAAGCCGGTGAAGTTATTGCTATTGTAGGCAACTCGGGCGAATTGAGCAACGGGCCGCATTTGCATTTTGAACTTTGGTACAATGGTGCACCTGTTGACCCTACAGATTATATTGCTTTTGAATAA
- the mutY gene encoding A/G-specific adenine glycosylase produces the protein MNISNKLILWYVRNKRELPFRSTNDAYKIWLSEVILQQTRVEQGLPYYKRFLEVFPTVKHLAKASETEVLKLWQGLGYYSRGRNLLATAQHITKILHGNFPSNYFDLKKLKGVGDYTAAAIASIAFNEPVFAVDGNVARVLSRLFAEKTTPNSTQGKKVFQQLANSIGNKKFPGLHNQAMMELGALVCTPRNPKCEICPLHSHCLAYQQKQQLNFPIKSKKLKIKERHFCYVIIIYKDQFYIRQRNGNDIWKNLYEFPLHETKTKISSASISNFIKNYGIKKYESGRLHIHKLTHQHIHASYIVAQLDKRISLKKFPQLKAVRADDFKNNYPHPRLIEKILSENNYFNLL, from the coding sequence ATGAATATTTCAAACAAACTTATTTTATGGTATGTACGCAACAAGCGCGAGTTGCCTTTTCGAAGTACTAACGATGCTTATAAAATTTGGCTGAGCGAAGTTATACTTCAGCAGACAAGGGTAGAACAAGGCCTGCCTTATTATAAACGCTTTTTAGAAGTATTTCCAACAGTGAAACATCTTGCTAAAGCATCTGAAACCGAAGTGCTTAAATTATGGCAGGGATTAGGCTATTATTCAAGAGGGCGAAATCTTTTGGCCACAGCACAACATATTACCAAAATACTTCACGGCAACTTTCCTTCAAACTACTTTGATCTTAAAAAACTAAAAGGTGTAGGTGATTATACCGCAGCAGCTATCGCTTCAATTGCCTTTAATGAGCCTGTTTTTGCTGTTGATGGTAATGTTGCTCGTGTATTGTCACGATTGTTTGCAGAAAAAACAACTCCTAATAGCACCCAAGGAAAAAAAGTATTTCAGCAATTAGCCAATAGTATTGGCAACAAAAAATTTCCCGGCTTACACAATCAGGCAATGATGGAACTTGGTGCATTGGTTTGTACACCACGAAATCCAAAGTGCGAAATATGTCCTTTGCATAGTCATTGTTTGGCGTATCAGCAAAAGCAACAACTTAATTTTCCAATAAAAAGCAAGAAGCTTAAAATCAAAGAGCGTCACTTTTGTTATGTAATTATAATTTATAAAGACCAATTTTATATCAGACAACGCAATGGCAACGACATCTGGAAAAATCTTTATGAATTTCCTTTACATGAAACCAAAACAAAAATATCATCGGCCTCTATCAGCAATTTTATAAAAAACTATGGTATTAAAAAATATGAATCAGGCAGACTTCATATACATAAACTGACACATCAACACATTCATGCATCATACATTGTTGCACAATTGGATAAACGCATATCACTAAAAAAATTTCCTCAACTAAAAGCTGTTCGTGCCGATGATTTCAAAAATAATTACCCACACCCACGGCTGATTGAAAAAATACTTTCTGAAAATAACTACTTTAATCTTTTGTAA
- the panC gene encoding pantoate--beta-alanine ligase has product MKLVKDIHSLSQLINSKKQEKISIGFVPTMGALHEGHVSLIKQSLLENNFTITSIFVNPLQFNNPDDLKKYPRTLDSDIQMLELAGCNALFVPEASEVYSKDEKPLQFDLHNLANVMEGKFRPGHFTGVITIVHKLFLWIKPDFAYFGEKDFQQLAVIRKMADALHPDIVVKGCPTIRETNGLAMSSRNVRLSKSVRNDASIIYKAMQHARQLKNVMPVDEVCLKVRSMIEEVAPFKVEYVEIADAVNLQSLQQWSDSQSPRIFIAVFANDVRLIDNAAL; this is encoded by the coding sequence ATGAAATTAGTTAAGGACATACATTCACTTTCTCAACTTATTAATAGTAAGAAGCAAGAGAAAATCAGCATTGGTTTTGTACCAACTATGGGCGCATTACACGAAGGACATGTTTCGTTGATTAAACAATCGCTGCTTGAAAACAATTTTACAATAACCAGCATATTTGTAAATCCATTACAGTTTAATAATCCTGATGATTTAAAAAAATATCCACGTACATTAGATTCAGATATTCAAATGCTCGAACTGGCAGGTTGTAATGCCTTGTTTGTACCGGAAGCATCAGAAGTTTACAGTAAAGATGAAAAACCTTTACAATTTGATTTGCACAATCTTGCAAATGTTATGGAAGGCAAATTTCGTCCGGGACATTTTACCGGAGTGATAACTATTGTTCACAAACTGTTTTTATGGATTAAACCTGATTTTGCTTATTTCGGAGAAAAGGATTTCCAGCAACTTGCCGTAATCAGAAAAATGGCTGATGCATTGCATCCAGATATTGTAGTAAAAGGCTGCCCTACAATTCGTGAAACCAATGGTCTTGCCATGAGTTCGCGCAATGTCAGATTAAGCAAATCAGTTCGCAATGATGCAAGTATAATTTACAAGGCAATGCAACATGCCAGACAACTGAAAAACGTAATGCCTGTTGACGAAGTTTGTTTGAAAGTAAGAAGTATGATTGAAGAAGTAGCTCCTTTTAAAGTAGAGTATGTTGAAATTGCAGATGCTGTAAACTTACAGTCGCTACAACAATGGTCGGACTCACAGTCGCCACGAATTTTTATTGCCGTTTTTGCTAATGATGTCAGACTGATTGATAATGCAGCGTTGTAA
- a CDS encoding class I SAM-dependent methyltransferase, producing MELLSPKNFKDYELLDSGNFEKLERFGQYITIRPEPQAVWNRQLKEADWLKKAHVKFEAKNSSSGTWKKIKEMPDRWHISYALPDEKQIRLRLALTSFKHVGVFPEQAVNWDFIYNSVKKLDIVQPKLLNLFAYTGASTLAAKAAGADIIHLDSIKQVVTWAKENMTLSGLDNIRWLVEDAMTFVKREVKRGKKYHGIILDPPAYGHGPNGENWKLEDEINEMLANVKLLLEENHFLVLNTYSLGFSSIILDNLLDEHFSKSIKRQTGEIFLQSTTGARLPLGVFARHCTV from the coding sequence ATGGAATTACTTTCACCGAAAAATTTTAAAGATTATGAACTCCTTGACAGCGGAAACTTTGAAAAGTTAGAGCGTTTTGGTCAGTACATTACCATCAGACCCGAACCACAAGCCGTGTGGAACAGACAATTAAAAGAAGCCGATTGGTTAAAAAAAGCCCATGTTAAGTTTGAAGCAAAAAACAGCTCGTCAGGTACATGGAAAAAAATTAAAGAGATGCCCGACCGCTGGCATATTTCCTATGCATTGCCTGATGAAAAACAAATTCGACTTAGACTAGCACTGACCTCATTTAAACATGTAGGTGTTTTTCCTGAACAAGCAGTAAATTGGGATTTTATTTACAATTCCGTTAAGAAACTAGATATAGTGCAACCTAAATTACTTAATCTTTTCGCCTATACCGGAGCATCAACCCTTGCTGCTAAAGCTGCCGGTGCCGATATTATTCATTTAGATTCTATAAAACAGGTTGTAACCTGGGCAAAAGAAAACATGACGCTGAGTGGGTTGGATAACATACGCTGGTTAGTTGAAGATGCCATGACATTTGTAAAACGAGAAGTAAAACGCGGTAAAAAATATCATGGTATTATTTTAGATCCACCTGCCTATGGCCATGGACCAAATGGTGAAAACTGGAAATTAGAAGATGAAATTAATGAAATGCTTGCCAACGTTAAACTGTTGCTTGAAGAAAACCATTTTCTTGTTCTCAATACCTATTCACTTGGTTTCTCATCAATAATTCTGGATAATCTGCTTGACGAGCATTTTAGTAAAAGCATTAAACGACAAACAGGTGAAATTTTTCTGCAAAGCACTACCGGAGCACGACTTCCGTTAGGTGTCTTTGCTCGACATTGCACGGTGTAG
- a CDS encoding hybrid sensor histidine kinase/response regulator, which produces MIINTSELSGRSIQTTAKVPLKILLVDDIPANLLTLEGILEDESRILIKAFSGNEALKLLMEEPIDLILLDIQMPDMDGVEVAQLLRANPKTKHIPIIFVSAIAKSERPTLEEFEIGSFDFIPKPLDIEETQKIVSIFEFGCRYKLKYREQEEKLKKLNEHLDKFLYILSHDLNAPLRAIENLVQWLEEDLQSQISDESKENIGLLRNRVTKMKLLLDGLLRYARSANTKHHQDIFSPEKIIRQITSELLGDRKISLNINSSVLEMNTDRAALQLVLKELIQNAISFNPSDKNTIDISVSEKSNSYEFVIADNGPGIKPQQQKTIFELFQTLPSSGMPSSGVGLSIVKKVVEEYGGTVWFSPAVKCGTEVCFSWKKS; this is translated from the coding sequence ATGATAATTAACACATCAGAGCTGTCGGGTCGTAGCATACAAACCACAGCTAAAGTACCGTTAAAAATTCTATTAGTTGATGATATTCCGGCCAACTTGTTAACTCTCGAAGGTATTCTTGAAGATGAAAGCAGGATTCTGATAAAAGCTTTTTCCGGTAATGAGGCTTTAAAATTACTGATGGAAGAACCTATTGATTTGATCTTATTAGACATTCAAATGCCTGACATGGATGGCGTTGAGGTGGCACAATTGCTTCGTGCCAATCCAAAAACAAAGCATATTCCCATCATTTTTGTTTCTGCCATTGCCAAGAGTGAACGCCCCACACTCGAAGAGTTTGAAATAGGCTCGTTTGATTTTATTCCAAAGCCATTAGATATTGAAGAAACACAGAAAATAGTTTCAATCTTTGAATTTGGATGCCGCTATAAATTAAAATACAGAGAGCAGGAAGAAAAGTTGAAAAAACTGAACGAGCATCTTGATAAATTTCTTTACATCCTTTCGCATGACTTAAACGCACCATTGCGTGCCATTGAGAATTTAGTACAGTGGCTTGAAGAAGATTTGCAGTCGCAGATTTCGGATGAGAGTAAAGAAAATATTGGGCTGCTTAGAAACAGAGTAACTAAGATGAAATTGCTTCTTGATGGATTGTTGCGTTATGCGCGTTCAGCCAATACAAAACATCATCAGGATATTTTTTCGCCTGAAAAAATAATCAGGCAAATCACATCGGAACTACTTGGCGATAGAAAAATTTCACTAAATATCAATTCTTCAGTTTTGGAAATGAATACTGACAGGGCAGCATTGCAGCTTGTGTTGAAAGAGTTGATTCAAAATGCAATTTCTTTTAATCCTTCCGATAAGAATACCATTGATATTTCTGTTTCAGAGAAAAGCAATTCTTATGAGTTTGTTATTGCAGATAACGGACCGGGAATTAAGCCACAACAACAAAAAACAATTTTCGAACTTTTTCAAACACTTCCATCATCAGGCATGCCATCATCGGGTGTAGGTCTTAGTATAGTGAAGAAAGTGGTTGAAGAATATGGTGGAACGGTGTGGTTTTCACCAGCTGTAAAATGTGGTACTGAGGTTTGTTTTAGCTGGAAAAAATCCTGA
- a CDS encoding heavy metal translocating P-type ATPase metal-binding domain-containing protein: MRNTDTVNKVKCYHCGDDCDEQVITSDEKIFCCTGCKLVYEILRENNLCNYYSLNDNPGTKQSDIVQKRFAFLDEPSIENQLISYRDKNETIITFYIPAMHCSSCIWLLENFQKADEGVLSSRVDFVRKELRLVYNHHKTSLRKIAEKLSHTGYEPALQLDAIEKKKTKKVNRSRIIRIGVAGFCSGNIMMLSFPEYFSSGNNIDTSLQTLFSYLILLLSLPVFFYSANEFFIKSWQALKQKTTSIDLPIAIGISVIFLRSAFEIITQTGSGFFDSGSGLVFFMLIGRWFQDFTFDSLAFDRDFKSYFPIAVTSLKNGFEKEIQINDLKVNDRILIRNNEIIPADCVLLKGNASVDYHFVTGESLPVSHAAGEYIYAGGKQTGAMIELQVMKEVSQSYLVQLWNRNWDKQDISRFEKLVNAISRWFIVVTFSISTAAAFYWWNTDIHKAINAFTAVLVIACPCALALSAPFTYGNILRILGRNKIYMRNYRVLEKIADADTIVFDKTGTLTKNNASEISYLGHLLDDEDKKILSSLFRQSSHPLSKLLHQYLHSDKYYPCNNFEEVTGKGICAVVNNKKIKAGTAVWAGVPNEGEKNATAVFVNIDGFKKGKFVFSNIYRDGLNNITQKLNNKLDLVVLTGDNESERKNLINLLGNAELRFNQKPEDKRNYILELINRKKNVLMIGDGLNDAGALLAANTGISVTDNTNNFTPASDTIMDAAALRQLPELIQLSKSAVTIIIVSFIISLLYNFVGLAFAVSGTISPLFAAILMPISTISLVLFTVGASTIKARQSGF, encoded by the coding sequence ATGCGCAATACAGATACAGTTAATAAGGTGAAATGTTATCATTGTGGTGACGACTGTGATGAACAGGTTATTACAAGCGATGAGAAAATTTTTTGTTGTACCGGATGCAAGCTGGTTTATGAAATTCTGCGTGAAAACAATTTGTGTAATTATTACAGCCTGAATGATAATCCCGGAACCAAACAGTCTGACATTGTTCAAAAACGATTTGCCTTTTTAGATGAGCCTTCCATCGAAAATCAACTGATAAGTTACAGAGATAAAAATGAAACTATCATCACATTTTACATTCCTGCCATGCATTGCAGCAGTTGTATCTGGTTGCTCGAAAATTTTCAGAAAGCCGATGAAGGTGTCCTTTCTTCAAGAGTAGATTTTGTCCGGAAAGAATTACGTTTGGTTTATAATCATCACAAAACCTCACTACGAAAAATAGCAGAAAAACTTTCGCACACAGGGTATGAACCTGCGTTGCAACTTGATGCTATTGAAAAGAAAAAAACAAAAAAAGTTAATCGGAGCCGAATCATCAGAATTGGTGTTGCCGGTTTTTGTTCAGGAAATATTATGATGCTTAGTTTCCCTGAATATTTTTCTTCCGGAAACAATATTGATACTTCACTGCAAACACTATTCAGTTATTTGATTTTATTGCTTTCACTACCTGTGTTCTTTTACAGTGCAAACGAATTTTTCATTAAATCATGGCAAGCACTTAAGCAAAAAACCACTTCGATAGATTTGCCAATTGCTATTGGTATATCAGTAATTTTCTTGAGAAGTGCATTTGAAATTATTACACAAACCGGTTCGGGATTTTTTGACAGCGGTAGTGGCCTTGTCTTTTTTATGCTCATTGGTCGCTGGTTTCAGGATTTTACTTTTGACAGTTTAGCATTTGACAGAGATTTTAAATCTTACTTTCCAATAGCAGTAACGTCTCTAAAAAATGGATTTGAAAAAGAAATACAAATCAATGATTTGAAAGTTAATGACAGAATTCTGATAAGAAACAATGAAATTATTCCGGCAGACTGTGTTTTACTAAAAGGCAATGCTTCTGTAGATTATCATTTTGTAACCGGTGAGTCGTTACCTGTTTCACATGCAGCCGGTGAATATATTTATGCCGGTGGCAAACAGACAGGTGCCATGATTGAACTTCAGGTGATGAAAGAAGTTTCACAAAGCTATTTAGTACAACTGTGGAATCGCAATTGGGATAAACAGGATATAAGCAGGTTTGAAAAGTTAGTGAACGCCATCAGTCGTTGGTTTATAGTAGTAACTTTTTCCATTTCAACAGCTGCTGCTTTCTATTGGTGGAACACCGACATACACAAAGCAATTAATGCGTTTACAGCTGTACTTGTAATTGCCTGTCCCTGTGCATTGGCTTTATCTGCACCGTTTACGTATGGAAACATCCTCCGCATTCTTGGTAGAAATAAAATCTACATGCGCAATTATCGTGTACTCGAAAAAATTGCTGATGCCGACACTATTGTTTTTGATAAGACGGGAACACTGACTAAGAACAATGCTTCTGAAATAAGTTATCTTGGTCATCTGCTAGATGATGAGGACAAAAAAATACTGTCATCACTCTTCAGGCAATCATCACATCCTTTAAGTAAATTACTGCATCAATATTTGCATTCCGATAAATATTATCCATGCAACAATTTTGAAGAAGTTACCGGTAAAGGAATATGCGCAGTAGTAAATAATAAAAAAATTAAAGCCGGAACAGCTGTATGGGCAGGAGTGCCCAATGAAGGTGAAAAAAATGCAACGGCAGTTTTTGTCAATATTGATGGTTTTAAAAAAGGCAAATTTGTTTTCAGCAATATTTATCGTGATGGATTGAATAACATAACGCAAAAACTGAACAATAAACTCGATTTAGTTGTACTTACCGGTGATAATGAAAGTGAAAGAAAAAACCTGATTAACCTTTTGGGAAATGCCGAATTACGATTTAATCAAAAACCTGAAGATAAAAGAAACTACATTCTTGAATTAATAAACCGTAAGAAAAATGTGTTGATGATTGGTGATGGCTTGAATGATGCCGGTGCGCTGCTTGCAGCTAACACGGGTATTTCTGTTACCGACAATACCAATAACTTTACTCCTGCAAGCGATACTATTATGGATGCTGCTGCCTTACGTCAGCTGCCTGAACTGATTCAGTTATCCAAATCAGCTGTAACTATAATTATAGTTAGCTTTATTATTTCTTTACTCTATAATTTTGTTGGATTAGCCTTTGCTGTCAGTGGAACAATTTCGCCATTGTTTGCAGCAATTTTAATGCCTATTAGCACTATCAGTCTTGTACTTTTTACAGTTGGTGCAAGTACAATTAAAGCGCGGCAATCAGGGTTTTAA